The following proteins come from a genomic window of Gossypium raimondii isolate GPD5lz chromosome 5, ASM2569854v1, whole genome shotgun sequence:
- the LOC105767499 gene encoding protein SPEAR3 isoform X2, with product MGSSYFGEPNVGNERGASSSSSSSSSSRKGKKGSNSEKPKQPQRGLGVAQLEKIRLQGPVGCTYHHHPSLHGRPFPSNFNQEDMRVQTLYSSMASSPSSSSSTTSASYGFHPTMMKGLGEYDKRPNTRYGDFQSCTTTSWNPDNGSTQHFAQPNLTRQLLNLHHVEDSPPKKSKKQGSNSLGSSSQNCESTQELDLELRLSL from the exons ATGGGTAGCAGCTATTTTGGAGAACCAAACGTGGGAAACGAAAGGGGAGCGTCGTCTTCGTCATCCTCGTCTTCTTCTTCAAGAAAAGGGAAGAAGGGTAGTAATTCAGAGAAGCCAAAGCAACCCCAAAGAGGGCTTGGTGTTGCTCAGCTGGAGAAGATCAGATTACAAGGTCCAGTGGGTTGTACTTACCACCACCATCCTTCTCTTCATGGTCGACCTTTCCCTTCAAATTTCAACCAG GAAGACATGAGAGTGCAGACACTTTATTCATCAATGGCGTCATCACCTTCCTCATCGTCATCAACTACCTCAGCTTCTTATGGTTTCCACCCCACCATGATG AAGGGGCTTGGGGAATATGATAAAAGACCGAACACCAGATATGGTGATTTCCAATCTTGTACGACAACAAG TTGGAACCCCGACAATGGCAGCACTCAACATTTTGCACAACCAAACCTGACCAGACAACTTCTAAACTTACATCATGTGGAG GATTCACCACCAAAAAAGAGCAAGAAACAAGGGAGCAATTCATTGGGATCCAGCAGTCAGAATTGTGAATCCACACAAGAGCTTGATTTGGAGCTCAGACTGTCATTgtaa
- the LOC105767499 gene encoding protein SPEAR3 isoform X1, whose amino-acid sequence MGSSYFGEPNVGNERGASSSSSSSSSSRKGKKGSNSEKPKQPQRGLGVAQLEKIRLQGPVGCTYHHHPSLHGRPFPSNFNQEDMRVQTLYSSMASSPSSSSSTTSASYGFHPTMMKGLGEYDKRPNTRYGDFQSCTTTSWNPDNGSTQHFAQPNLTRQLLNLHHVEVDNSHPYHDSPPKKSKKQGSNSLGSSSQNCESTQELDLELRLSL is encoded by the exons ATGGGTAGCAGCTATTTTGGAGAACCAAACGTGGGAAACGAAAGGGGAGCGTCGTCTTCGTCATCCTCGTCTTCTTCTTCAAGAAAAGGGAAGAAGGGTAGTAATTCAGAGAAGCCAAAGCAACCCCAAAGAGGGCTTGGTGTTGCTCAGCTGGAGAAGATCAGATTACAAGGTCCAGTGGGTTGTACTTACCACCACCATCCTTCTCTTCATGGTCGACCTTTCCCTTCAAATTTCAACCAG GAAGACATGAGAGTGCAGACACTTTATTCATCAATGGCGTCATCACCTTCCTCATCGTCATCAACTACCTCAGCTTCTTATGGTTTCCACCCCACCATGATG AAGGGGCTTGGGGAATATGATAAAAGACCGAACACCAGATATGGTGATTTCCAATCTTGTACGACAACAAG TTGGAACCCCGACAATGGCAGCACTCAACATTTTGCACAACCAAACCTGACCAGACAACTTCTAAACTTACATCATGTGGAGGTTGACAATTCACATCCTTAtcat GATTCACCACCAAAAAAGAGCAAGAAACAAGGGAGCAATTCATTGGGATCCAGCAGTCAGAATTGTGAATCCACACAAGAGCTTGATTTGGAGCTCAGACTGTCATTgtaa